In a genomic window of Pontibacter liquoris:
- the hisD gene encoding histidinol dehydrogenase — protein sequence MQKILNPAPLTWPELVKRPTKDLAELEAGIMETFRLVQEQGDAALQALAAKFDGVELTELLATEEEIAAAEAKLPVELKEAILQAYSNIQVFHTQQAEPVKQMETMAGVTCWRKSVAIEKVGLYIPGGTAPLFSTLLMLGVPARIAGCRELVLCTPPSKDGTIHPAILYTASLLGVTRVVKAGGAQAIAAMAFGTESVPAVYKIFGPGNQYVTVAKQLVSKAGVAIDLPAGPSEVLVMADETANPAFVAADLLSQAEHGADSQVVLLTTSEAFLDKVAQELQSQLAQLPREVFASKALSNSLGIVLNTVEEMLAFSNLYAPEHLILAVANFEQLLEEIINAGSVFLGNYSPESAGDYASGTNHTLPTNGYARAYSGVSLDSFVKKITFQHISPEGLQNIGSTIETMAEAEGLQAHKNAVSIRLKELNRV from the coding sequence ATGCAGAAGATCTTAAACCCGGCCCCACTAACGTGGCCTGAACTGGTAAAGCGACCCACCAAGGATCTTGCAGAACTGGAAGCCGGTATTATGGAAACGTTCAGGCTAGTGCAGGAGCAGGGAGATGCGGCCCTGCAAGCGTTGGCCGCTAAATTTGATGGCGTAGAGCTAACCGAACTGCTTGCCACCGAAGAGGAAATAGCTGCTGCAGAAGCTAAATTACCCGTGGAACTTAAAGAAGCCATCCTGCAGGCTTATAGCAACATACAGGTTTTTCATACCCAACAGGCTGAACCTGTAAAACAGATGGAGACGATGGCGGGCGTCACCTGCTGGCGCAAAAGCGTCGCCATCGAAAAGGTAGGTTTATACATACCGGGAGGGACGGCACCGCTTTTTTCTACCTTGCTGATGCTGGGGGTTCCGGCCCGTATTGCGGGTTGCCGCGAACTGGTGCTTTGTACGCCCCCTTCCAAGGACGGGACCATCCATCCAGCCATCCTTTATACTGCATCTCTGCTGGGTGTTACGCGGGTGGTAAAAGCCGGCGGGGCGCAGGCGATTGCAGCCATGGCCTTTGGTACCGAAAGCGTGCCTGCTGTGTATAAAATTTTCGGACCGGGTAACCAGTACGTTACGGTTGCCAAGCAGCTGGTGAGCAAAGCAGGTGTGGCCATCGATTTGCCTGCTGGCCCTTCGGAAGTGCTGGTGATGGCTGACGAAACGGCTAATCCGGCATTTGTAGCGGCCGATCTGCTGTCGCAGGCGGAGCATGGCGCCGACTCGCAGGTGGTACTGCTGACAACTTCGGAAGCCTTTCTGGATAAAGTAGCTCAGGAACTCCAGTCCCAGCTTGCCCAATTACCGCGCGAGGTTTTTGCATCCAAAGCTTTAAGCAATAGCCTGGGTATTGTGTTGAATACGGTAGAGGAGATGCTCGCATTCTCTAATCTGTATGCCCCCGAACATCTTATCCTAGCGGTAGCTAATTTCGAGCAGCTGCTGGAGGAGATCATCAATGCAGGTTCCGTTTTTCTGGGCAACTATAGCCCGGAGTCAGCAGGCGATTACGCTTCAGGCACCAACCATACTTTGCCGACTAACGGGTATGCCCGGGCTTATAGCGGTGTTTCGCTCGATAGCTTTGTCAAGAAAATCACCTTTCAGCACATCTCACCGGAAGGTTTGCAGAACATTGGCAGCACCATCGAAACCATGGCCGAAGCAGAAGGATTACAGGCGCATAAAAATGCTGTAAGTATCAGACTTAAAGAACTTAACCGTGTTTAA
- the hisC gene encoding histidinol-phosphate transaminase yields MFNLNNIIRPNVLKMKAYSSARDEYKGDASIFLDANENSLGSLAGENYHRYPDPHQKQLKRKIAEIKGINPAQIFLGNGSDEAIDLLFRMVCRPGQDKMLHLPPTYGMYEVSANLNEVTMEAVQLTPKFQIPVAEVLASITPETKLIFVCSPNNPTGSLIEIESIETLLRSFEGLVVVDEAYADFSESPSWTARLAEFPNLVVLQTFSKAWGMAGLRLGLAFASEEIISVLDKIKPPYNINEATQQLALQALEHTEALRDMVEEIKQERELLLHALPALAQVEKVYPSDANFILIKVKDADGLYNYLLSKRIVVRNRSTVPGCAGCIRITVGTLEENQQLLQAISEYKTQD; encoded by the coding sequence GTGTTTAACTTAAATAATATAATCAGGCCTAATGTGCTGAAGATGAAAGCGTATTCTTCGGCCCGGGACGAGTATAAAGGCGACGCCAGTATTTTTCTGGATGCCAATGAGAACAGCCTCGGCAGCCTTGCCGGCGAAAATTATCACCGCTATCCGGACCCGCACCAGAAGCAGCTTAAAAGAAAAATAGCCGAAATAAAAGGTATAAACCCTGCGCAGATCTTTTTAGGAAATGGCAGCGATGAAGCTATTGACCTGCTGTTCCGGATGGTGTGCCGCCCAGGCCAGGATAAGATGCTGCACCTACCGCCCACCTATGGCATGTATGAAGTATCAGCTAACCTGAACGAGGTTACGATGGAAGCTGTGCAGCTTACGCCCAAATTCCAAATTCCTGTAGCGGAAGTGCTGGCTAGTATAACGCCGGAAACGAAGCTGATTTTTGTCTGCTCGCCAAACAATCCGACAGGGAGCCTGATCGAAATCGAAAGCATTGAGACACTGCTTCGCAGCTTTGAGGGGTTGGTGGTAGTGGATGAAGCCTATGCCGACTTTTCCGAAAGCCCCAGTTGGACTGCGCGCCTGGCGGAGTTTCCGAACCTGGTCGTGCTGCAGACTTTCTCCAAAGCCTGGGGTATGGCGGGTCTAAGGCTGGGCCTGGCTTTCGCTTCCGAAGAGATTATAAGCGTGCTGGATAAGATCAAGCCCCCCTATAACATCAACGAGGCCACACAGCAACTGGCCCTGCAGGCACTAGAGCACACCGAAGCTTTGCGCGACATGGTGGAGGAGATCAAACAGGAACGCGAACTGCTGCTACATGCGCTGCCCGCATTGGCGCAAGTAGAAAAGGTATACCCGTCGGATGCCAACTTTATACTTATTAAAGTGAAAGATGCAGATGGCCTGTATAACTACCTTTTAAGCAAAAGGATAGTAGTTCGTAACCGCTCCACTGTACCAGGTTGCGCCGGCTGCATCCGCATTACAGTAGGTACGCTGGAAGAGAACCAGCAACTGTTGCAGGCCATAAGTGAATACAAGACACAAGATTAA
- the hisB gene encoding bifunctional histidinol-phosphatase/imidazoleglycerol-phosphate dehydratase HisB — MKKALFIDRDGTILVEPKTDFQVDSFEKFAFVPKAIANLVKIAREMEYELVMVTNQDGLGTDSYPEHTFWPYQNKMLEVLESEGVIFSDVLIDRSFEHEGLETRKPGTGMMKKYLAGAYDLANSFVIGDRLTDVQLAQNLGAKAIFLGETSAPAAALSTADWDAIYTFLKQQRVTRSASIRRSTSETNIEVALNLDGTGKMSIHTGLGFFDHMLEQVAKHARIDLSIQVKGDLHIDEHHTIEDTGLALGEAFLEALGDKRGISRYGFFILPMDEVLAQVAIDFSGRPWAVWQAEFKREKVGDMPTEMFFHFFKSFSDTAKANLNMKVEGLNEHHKIEALFKAFARAIRMAVARDLQDNTIPSTKGIL; from the coding sequence ATGAAAAAAGCATTATTTATAGACCGGGACGGGACCATTCTGGTCGAGCCGAAAACGGATTTCCAGGTTGACTCCTTTGAAAAGTTTGCCTTTGTGCCTAAAGCCATTGCCAACCTGGTAAAAATAGCACGGGAAATGGAGTATGAGCTGGTGATGGTCACTAACCAGGATGGTTTGGGAACAGATTCATACCCGGAACATACGTTCTGGCCGTACCAGAACAAGATGCTGGAGGTGCTGGAAAGCGAAGGCGTAATCTTCAGCGATGTCCTCATCGACCGCAGTTTTGAGCACGAGGGACTGGAAACCCGCAAGCCCGGTACCGGCATGATGAAAAAATACCTGGCAGGTGCGTATGATCTGGCCAACAGCTTCGTGATCGGCGATAGACTGACGGATGTACAGCTGGCCCAAAACCTGGGCGCAAAAGCCATTTTTCTGGGAGAGACCAGCGCACCAGCCGCCGCCCTGAGCACTGCTGACTGGGACGCTATTTATACTTTCCTGAAGCAACAGCGTGTCACCCGTTCGGCCTCAATACGCCGCAGCACCTCCGAAACCAATATCGAAGTAGCGCTTAACCTGGATGGCACAGGCAAAATGAGCATTCACACTGGGCTTGGCTTTTTTGACCATATGCTTGAACAGGTAGCCAAGCATGCACGCATCGATCTGAGTATACAGGTAAAAGGGGATCTGCACATCGACGAGCACCATACCATCGAAGATACCGGCCTGGCGTTAGGCGAGGCTTTCCTGGAAGCCCTAGGAGATAAAAGGGGCATCAGCCGCTATGGCTTTTTCATATTGCCGATGGATGAAGTGCTGGCGCAGGTCGCCATTGATTTCAGTGGCAGGCCGTGGGCCGTATGGCAGGCCGAATTTAAGCGCGAAAAAGTAGGGGATATGCCTACGGAAATGTTCTTCCACTTTTTTAAATCCTTCTCCGATACGGCCAAAGCGAACCTAAACATGAAGGTGGAGGGCCTGAATGAGCACCACAAAATAGAAGCCTTGTTTAAAGCCTTTGCCCGTGCCATCCGTATGGCCGTGGCGCGTGACCTGCAGGACAATACGATCCCAAGTACAAAAGGCATTTTATAA
- a CDS encoding anthranilate synthase component I family protein has product MTKYHIRTTYKRLLADILTPVSVYLKLRDHYPNSILLESSDYHGSENSFSYICCGPMASIKADKEVLTETFPDGSVRTIPITRDISVPEQLGAFAQRFEIEEQKQFSFIHNGLFGYMSYDAVRYYEDLDLTLRKDRLEIPDLYYAVYRYIIAINHFTNEAFIFSHSYNPGEDDGIARLEALLNSRNIPSYTFKTVGTEEHNISSEGFLKNIGKAKQHCFRGDVFQLVLSRRFAQAFQGDEFNVYRALRSINPSPYLFYFDYGSFKIFGSSPEAQLVIKDDKASIYPIAGTFRRTGDDAADAALAEKLLADPKENAEHVMLVDLARNDLSRNGSEVKVETYREIQYYSHVIHLVSKVTGKLHPHANPLQMVASTFPAGTLSGAPKHKAMQLIDTYETTNRAFYGGCIGFLDFNGNFNSAIMIRSFLSKDYKLYFQAGAGIVAASNPESELQEVDNKLMALRKALQLAQEIN; this is encoded by the coding sequence ATGACCAAGTATCACATTCGGACCACCTACAAACGCCTACTGGCTGACATCCTGACACCGGTAAGTGTGTATCTGAAGCTCCGCGATCATTACCCTAACAGCATACTGTTAGAAAGCTCGGACTATCATGGCTCCGAAAACAGCTTCTCTTATATTTGCTGTGGCCCGATGGCCAGCATCAAAGCCGATAAGGAAGTGCTCACAGAAACGTTTCCGGACGGATCGGTACGCACCATACCGATCACACGCGATATCAGTGTGCCGGAGCAGCTTGGAGCCTTTGCGCAGCGTTTTGAGATTGAAGAGCAAAAGCAGTTCAGCTTCATTCACAACGGTCTTTTTGGTTATATGAGCTACGATGCCGTGCGCTATTACGAGGACCTGGACCTGACGCTCCGCAAAGATCGTCTGGAAATACCTGACTTATACTATGCCGTGTACCGCTACATTATCGCGATCAACCATTTCACAAACGAAGCGTTTATTTTCTCGCACAGCTATAATCCGGGAGAGGATGATGGTATTGCCCGGCTCGAGGCGCTGCTCAACAGCCGCAACATTCCGAGCTATACCTTTAAAACCGTTGGCACGGAAGAGCACAACATCAGTAGTGAAGGGTTTCTGAAGAATATTGGCAAAGCAAAGCAGCATTGTTTCCGGGGCGATGTGTTTCAGTTGGTGCTCTCCCGCCGGTTTGCCCAGGCTTTTCAGGGCGATGAATTCAATGTATACCGCGCACTGCGTTCCATCAACCCGTCGCCATACCTGTTTTATTTCGACTATGGCAGCTTCAAGATCTTTGGTTCTTCACCAGAGGCCCAATTAGTGATCAAAGACGACAAGGCCAGCATTTACCCGATTGCAGGCACCTTCCGAAGAACAGGCGACGATGCAGCCGATGCAGCACTGGCCGAAAAGCTACTGGCAGACCCCAAAGAAAATGCTGAACACGTAATGCTGGTGGACCTGGCCCGCAACGACCTGAGCCGTAATGGCTCGGAGGTGAAGGTAGAAACTTACCGCGAGATCCAGTACTATTCGCATGTCATCCACCTGGTCTCCAAAGTTACCGGCAAGCTGCACCCACATGCCAACCCGCTGCAGATGGTGGCCAGCACCTTTCCGGCAGGCACACTGTCGGGCGCGCCCAAGCACAAAGCCATGCAGCTCATCGATACTTACGAAACCACCAACCGGGCATTTTACGGCGGATGCATCGGTTTCCTTGACTTTAACGGCAACTTCAACAGTGCCATTATGATTCGCTCTTTCCTGAGCAAAGACTACAAACTATACTTCCAGGCCGGCGCCGGCATTGTGGCTGCCTCTAACCCAGAGAGCGAGTTGCAAGAAGTAGACAATAAACTGATGGCCCTGCGCAAAGCTTTACAATTAGCCCAAGAAATTAACTGA
- a CDS encoding anthranilate synthase component II produces the protein MDVLVIDNYDSFTYNLVHLMLELGTTVTVRRNDKTTLEEVSGYQKIMLSPGPGIPDEAGMLKEIIRTFGPTKSLLGVCLGHQAIGEVYGGKLFNSNEVWHGIATPVQVISEDEVLFKNMPQQFSTGRYHSWLVEKALPDCLTATAVDEAGNIMALRHRDYDVRGVQFHPESVLTEHGRKIIKNWLES, from the coding sequence ATGGACGTTCTGGTAATCGATAATTACGACTCTTTCACTTACAACCTGGTGCACCTGATGCTGGAACTGGGCACTACGGTAACCGTGCGCCGCAACGATAAAACCACCCTGGAGGAGGTAAGCGGCTACCAAAAGATCATGCTCTCGCCGGGGCCAGGCATACCGGACGAGGCAGGCATGCTGAAGGAAATTATCCGCACGTTTGGCCCAACCAAAAGCCTGCTGGGCGTGTGCCTGGGACATCAGGCAATAGGTGAAGTATACGGCGGCAAGCTATTTAACAGCAACGAAGTATGGCACGGTATTGCTACGCCGGTGCAGGTTATTTCTGAAGACGAAGTCCTCTTTAAAAATATGCCGCAGCAGTTCAGCACGGGCCGCTATCATTCCTGGCTCGTAGAAAAAGCACTGCCCGACTGCCTCACGGCTACCGCTGTAGATGAAGCGGGCAATATCATGGCGCTGCGCCACCGGGATTATGACGTGCGCGGCGTGCAGTTTCACCCCGAATCCGTGTTAACAGAACATGGCCGGAAAATCATCAAGAACTGGTTGGAAAGTTAG
- the trpD gene encoding anthranilate phosphoribosyltransferase, translating into MKEILNHLFEHKTLTKGQAREVLANITAGKYNQNQIASFLTVFMMRSITVDELEGFRDALLDLCHRVDLDVYNPIDLCGTGGDGKDTFNISTLSSFVVAAAGVHVAKHGNYGVSSSCGSSNVMEALGLKFTADTDALERSIDKYNICFLHAPLFHPAMKGVGPIRKELGVKTFFNMLGPMVNPAFPKRQMVGVFSLELARMYGYLYQQTDTHYSIIHTLDGYDEISLTSPFKVIADNKEALYDAEMLGLPVLQHEQIQGGGSIEKAARIFVDVLKGEGTPAQNAVVAANAGMALQCARPELKPKEAVALAKETLESGKAFALFNRLISDKNLVAV; encoded by the coding sequence ATGAAAGAAATACTAAATCACTTATTTGAACATAAAACGCTAACGAAGGGGCAGGCGCGGGAGGTGCTGGCCAATATTACAGCGGGCAAGTATAACCAGAACCAGATCGCCAGCTTCCTGACCGTTTTTATGATGCGCAGCATTACGGTGGACGAGCTGGAAGGCTTCCGGGATGCCCTGTTGGACTTGTGCCACCGCGTGGACCTGGATGTCTATAACCCGATCGATCTGTGCGGCACCGGCGGCGATGGCAAGGACACGTTTAATATCTCCACGCTCTCGTCGTTTGTGGTGGCGGCAGCCGGCGTGCATGTGGCCAAGCATGGCAACTATGGCGTGTCGTCTTCCTGCGGTTCTTCGAACGTAATGGAGGCGCTGGGCCTTAAGTTTACAGCTGACACCGACGCGTTGGAGCGCAGTATCGATAAGTATAACATCTGCTTTTTACACGCGCCCCTGTTTCATCCGGCCATGAAAGGAGTGGGCCCAATCCGAAAGGAGCTGGGCGTAAAGACCTTTTTTAATATGCTGGGCCCTATGGTGAACCCGGCCTTCCCGAAACGGCAGATGGTGGGCGTTTTTAGCCTGGAGTTGGCCCGCATGTATGGCTACCTCTACCAACAAACCGACACCCATTACAGCATCATTCATACTTTGGACGGCTACGATGAAATTTCGCTTACTAGCCCCTTCAAAGTGATCGCCGATAACAAAGAAGCCTTGTATGATGCCGAAATGCTGGGCTTGCCGGTATTGCAGCACGAGCAGATACAAGGGGGCGGAAGTATAGAAAAAGCGGCCAGAATTTTTGTGGATGTGCTGAAAGGAGAGGGTACTCCCGCACAAAATGCTGTGGTTGCTGCCAATGCTGGCATGGCCCTGCAGTGCGCCCGCCCGGAGCTTAAACCGAAAGAAGCGGTTGCCCTGGCAAAAGAAACACTGGAATCCGGAAAGGCTTTTGCTTTGTTCAACAGGTTGATAAGTGATAAAAATTTAGTGGCGGTTTAG
- the trpC gene encoding indole-3-glycerol phosphate synthase TrpC, with protein MTILDEIIAHKYKEVGGRKELYPVKLLEKSLFFETPCISLERYLLRPDKTGIIAEIKRKSPSRGDINPYVSVERTSIGYMQAGASALSILTDTTYFGGKNEDLMTARKYNYCPILRKDFMVDEYQIVEAKSIGADAILLIAAALEPARLKELASFARSLGLEVLLEVHNKAELDATLHEHVSVVGVNNRNLKDFKTEIGTSFELADYMPKNITKVSESGITNPRVMVELREAGFNGFLIGERFMYNNRPEREAMEFIKEYKALLAQAQQVTA; from the coding sequence ATGACCATACTCGACGAAATCATTGCCCATAAGTATAAAGAAGTGGGCGGCCGCAAAGAACTGTACCCGGTAAAGCTACTGGAAAAAAGCCTCTTCTTCGAAACGCCCTGCATTTCGCTGGAACGTTACCTACTACGCCCGGATAAAACCGGTATCATTGCCGAGATTAAGCGTAAATCTCCTTCCCGCGGCGATATCAATCCTTACGTGTCGGTGGAGCGCACTTCAATCGGGTACATGCAGGCAGGCGCTTCAGCCTTGTCTATTCTGACCGATACCACCTACTTTGGCGGCAAAAATGAGGACCTAATGACGGCGCGCAAGTATAATTATTGCCCCATTCTGCGCAAGGACTTCATGGTGGATGAATATCAGATTGTGGAAGCCAAGTCGATCGGAGCCGATGCCATCTTATTAATTGCCGCTGCGCTGGAACCTGCCCGCTTAAAAGAACTGGCTTCGTTTGCCCGATCGCTTGGCCTCGAAGTGTTGCTCGAAGTACACAACAAAGCTGAATTGGATGCTACCCTGCACGAGCATGTGTCGGTGGTGGGCGTCAACAACCGCAACCTGAAAGATTTTAAGACGGAGATCGGCACTTCATTCGAGTTAGCGGACTATATGCCAAAAAACATTACCAAAGTATCGGAGAGCGGCATCACCAACCCGCGCGTAATGGTGGAGCTGCGGGAAGCAGGCTTTAACGGCTTTCTTATCGGGGAACGTTTTATGTATAACAACCGCCCGGAGCGTGAGGCCATGGAGTTTATCAAAGAATACAAAGCGCTGCTGGCGCAGGCGCAGCAAGTTACGGCATGA
- a CDS encoding phosphoribosylanthranilate isomerase, whose protein sequence is MKVKVCGMRNPENIRQVAALQPDFMGFIFYEASKRYVEGHITPELLASLPASIKKVGVFVNETTAVILDTARQYKLEVVQLHGRETPRQCLEIKNAGLEVIKAFSVDDSFVFESTLLYERSCDYFLFDTRGNNYGGNGTVFDWEILKGYLSDKPYFLSGGLNLDNLKSKEFERIWPKPFALDVNSGFEMEPGLKDVEQVRLLMEQVRSVSSPR, encoded by the coding sequence ATGAAAGTAAAAGTATGCGGCATGCGCAATCCGGAAAATATCCGGCAGGTAGCGGCACTGCAACCCGATTTTATGGGTTTTATCTTTTACGAAGCTTCCAAACGCTATGTAGAAGGGCACATAACGCCGGAGCTACTGGCATCGCTGCCGGCAAGTATAAAAAAAGTGGGCGTGTTCGTGAATGAAACGACCGCTGTTATACTTGACACAGCCCGCCAGTATAAACTGGAGGTGGTGCAGCTGCACGGCCGGGAAACACCACGGCAGTGTCTGGAAATCAAAAATGCTGGTCTGGAAGTGATCAAAGCTTTTTCAGTAGATGACAGTTTCGTGTTTGAGAGCACCCTGCTGTATGAACGGAGCTGTGATTATTTCCTGTTCGATACACGGGGCAACAATTACGGCGGCAACGGAACCGTCTTCGACTGGGAAATCCTGAAAGGTTACCTGTCTGATAAACCCTATTTCCTGAGCGGTGGCCTGAATCTGGATAACCTGAAAAGCAAAGAATTTGAAAGGATCTGGCCAAAGCCGTTTGCGCTTGACGTGAACAGCGGATTTGAGATGGAACCCGGGCTGAAAGATGTGGAGCAGGTGAGGCTCCTGATGGAGCAGGTAAGAAGTGTGTCATCTCCACGATAG
- the trpB gene encoding tryptophan synthase subunit beta, translating to MKYSVDENGFYGKFGGAYIPEMLYPNVEELRENYLKIMGEPAFQEELQLLLKDYVGRPTPLYFAKRLSEKYNTNIYLKREDLNHTGAHKINNTVGQVLMAQRLGKKRIIAETGAGQHGVATATVCALMGLECIVYMGEVDIERQAPNVARMKMLGATVVPATSGSRTLKDATNEAIRDWINNPEDTYYIIGSVVGPHPYPDMVARFQAVISEEMKSQLLEKTGSENPDYVVACVGGGSNAAGAFYHYLDRPEVKLVAVEAAGLGIDSGESAATSVLGREGIIHGSRTLLMQTEDGQVTEPYSISAGLDYPGVGPLHAHLHQSGRALFESITDDEALQAVLELTRLEGIIPALESAHALAALGRIGAKPNEVVVVNLSGRGDKDLTTYLNRFHFDEK from the coding sequence ATGAAATACTCAGTTGACGAAAACGGCTTCTACGGCAAATTCGGTGGAGCATACATCCCCGAGATGCTGTACCCCAATGTGGAGGAGCTGCGCGAAAATTACCTCAAAATAATGGGGGAACCCGCCTTTCAGGAAGAGCTGCAGTTGCTTTTAAAGGATTACGTGGGCCGACCGACGCCGCTCTACTTTGCCAAACGCCTTTCTGAAAAGTATAACACCAACATTTACCTCAAGCGCGAGGATCTGAACCATACCGGCGCCCACAAGATCAACAACACCGTGGGGCAGGTGCTGATGGCGCAACGCCTGGGCAAAAAGCGCATTATTGCCGAAACAGGAGCCGGGCAGCATGGCGTTGCGACCGCTACCGTTTGCGCGCTAATGGGCCTGGAGTGCATCGTATACATGGGAGAAGTGGATATTGAACGACAAGCACCCAATGTAGCCCGGATGAAGATGTTAGGCGCAACAGTAGTGCCGGCCACCAGCGGCAGCCGCACCCTGAAAGATGCCACCAACGAGGCCATCCGCGACTGGATCAACAATCCGGAAGATACTTACTACATCATTGGTTCAGTGGTGGGTCCGCATCCGTACCCTGATATGGTAGCCCGCTTCCAGGCAGTTATTTCAGAAGAGATGAAGAGCCAGTTACTGGAGAAGACCGGCAGCGAGAACCCTGACTATGTAGTAGCCTGTGTAGGAGGCGGCAGCAATGCGGCTGGTGCGTTTTATCATTACCTTGACCGTCCTGAAGTAAAACTGGTGGCTGTAGAGGCCGCAGGCCTTGGGATTGATTCCGGCGAGTCGGCGGCCACATCGGTGCTGGGCCGCGAAGGCATTATTCACGGCAGCCGTACTTTGTTGATGCAGACGGAGGACGGCCAGGTAACCGAACCTTATTCCATTTCTGCCGGTCTGGATTACCCGGGCGTGGGACCGCTGCACGCGCACCTACACCAGTCGGGCCGCGCCCTTTTTGAAAGTATAACGGACGACGAAGCGCTGCAGGCTGTGCTGGAACTGACCCGGCTGGAAGGCATCATCCCGGCTTTGGAAAGCGCTCATGCCCTGGCCGCATTGGGTCGCATCGGCGCCAAACCCAACGAGGTGGTCGTGGTAAACCTCTCTGGCCGCGGCGACAAAGACCTGACTACTTACTTAAACAGATTCCACTTCGATGAAAAATAG
- the trpA gene encoding tryptophan synthase subunit alpha — translation MKNRISTLFAEKQEGLLSVYFTAGYPNLNDTEEIILELEKNGVDLIEVGMPFSDPLADGPTIQQSSEIALRNGMTIPKLFEQLQHIRQKTQIPLVLMGYLNPVMQYGVERFCQKCAEVGIDGLILPDLPLKDYVREYKTVFEAHNLSNIFLVTPQTPEARIREIDSHTNGFVYLVSSASTTGSTTGKAVANTSYFERVAGMQLRNPGVIGFGIHNNDTFTQACNHARGAIIGSAFIKALAQEGSLQQNIQTFIQSIRN, via the coding sequence ATGAAAAATAGAATCAGCACCTTATTTGCCGAAAAGCAGGAGGGGCTGCTATCGGTATACTTTACGGCAGGCTATCCCAACCTGAACGACACGGAAGAGATCATCCTGGAGCTGGAGAAAAACGGCGTGGACCTGATCGAAGTAGGTATGCCCTTTTCCGATCCGCTGGCCGATGGGCCGACCATCCAGCAAAGCAGCGAAATTGCCCTGCGTAATGGCATGACAATCCCAAAGTTATTTGAGCAGCTGCAGCATATCCGGCAGAAAACGCAAATTCCGCTAGTGCTCATGGGTTACCTGAACCCGGTAATGCAGTATGGCGTGGAGCGGTTTTGCCAGAAATGTGCTGAAGTAGGTATCGACGGGCTCATTCTGCCGGATCTGCCGCTGAAGGATTATGTGCGCGAGTATAAAACTGTATTTGAAGCACATAACCTGAGTAATATCTTCCTGGTTACACCGCAAACGCCCGAGGCCCGCATCCGCGAGATCGACAGCCACACTAACGGCTTTGTATACCTGGTTTCTTCGGCCTCTACCACCGGCAGTACTACAGGCAAAGCAGTCGCTAACACGTCTTATTTTGAGCGCGTTGCAGGTATGCAGCTGCGCAACCCTGGCGTGATTGGGTTTGGCATTCACAACAACGATACCTTTACACAGGCGTGTAACCATGCCCGCGGCGCCATTATCGGCAGTGCGTTTATCAAAGCGCTGGCACAGGAGGGCAGCCTGCAGCAAAACATCCAAACCTTTATCCAAAGCATCAGAAACTAA